In Onychostoma macrolepis isolate SWU-2019 chromosome 14, ASM1243209v1, whole genome shotgun sequence, a single window of DNA contains:
- the nudt6 gene encoding nucleoside diphosphate-linked moiety X motif 6, with translation MVSWIVSAGFCRVSSVLRRFSSVLGPRRVVSAGAARFCSGCQERLCGPPLAGDVDRFGGVTVRDFPPDISEDEFTELLRVSLRRWRSDGRVAVWLCVPIALSRLSAAAARLGFGFHHARRDEAVLSLWLGPGEDRLPAFATHQIGVAGAVVDESNGKVLVVQDRNKTKNAWKFPGGLSDLGENIGETAVREVFEETGVRSQFCSLLSIRQQHNHPGAFGMSDMYLICRLSPLSFHIDFCTQECLRCEWLDLTELARTGETTPITSRVAKLLLYGLEHGFQSIDLTMEQMPAVYSGLFYQLYHRRLPETP, from the exons ATGGTGAGCTGGATCGTGTCCGCCGGGTTCTGCCGGGTCTCTTCTGTGCTCCGCCGGTTCTCCTCGGTGCTCGGACCTCGCAGGGTTGTCTCCGCCGGTGCGGCTCGGTTCTGCTCCGGCTGTCAGGAGCGGCTCTGCGGGCCTCCGCTGGCCGGAGATGTGGATCGGTTCGGAGGCGTGACGGTGCGAGACTTTCCGCCGGACATCAGCGAGGACGAGTTCACCGAGCTGCTGCGGG tgtctCTCCGTCGCTGGCGGTCAGATGGACGGGTCGCTGTATGGCTGTGTGTTCCCATCGCTCTCAGCAGACTCTCTGCGGCGGCGGCGCGTCTCGGCTTCGGCTTCCATCACGCCCGGAGAGACGAGGCTGTTCTCAGTCTGTGGCTCGGGCCGGGAGAGGACAGACTGCCTGCCTTCGCCACACATCAGATAGGAGTCGCTG GTGCTGTTGTGGACGAATCCAACGGCAAAGTCCTTGTTGTTCAGGATAGAAACAAG ACGAAGAATGCTTGGAAGTTTCCCGGTGGTCTGTCAGATCTGGGAGAAAACATTG GCGAGACGGCCGTCCGGGAGGTTTTTGAAGAAACCGGCGTCCGATCTCAGTTCTGCTCGCTCCTCAGTATCCGCCAGCAGCACAATCATCCGGGAGCGTTTGGGATGTCCGATATGTACCTGATCTGCAGACTCAGCCCGCTCTCCTTCCACATCGACTTCTGCACTCAAGAGTGTCTGCGCTGCGAATGGCTGGATCTGACTGAACTCGCCAGGACCGGCGAGACCACGCCGATCACCAGTCGCGTCGCCAAACTCCTGCTGTACGGACTGGAACACGGTTTCCAGAGCATCGACCTGACGATGGAGCAGATGCCGGCCGTATATTCTGGCCTTTTCTATCAGCTCTACCACAGACGACTGCCAGAGACGCCATAG
- the fgf2 gene encoding fibroblast growth factor 2, whose protein sequence is MRSGAQRGGRERAVPLQHALHLQRRSALSFCGRRHSVPLLEEFLRAVMRLRGSAERRRETGETGEEARGGRGGAPETEKPREREMAAGGITTLPALPEDGASGGFPPVNFKEPKRLYCKNGGFFLRIHPDGRVDGIREKSDPHIRLQLQATAVGEVVIKGICANRYLAMNADGRLFGTRRTTDECYFLEHLESNNYNTYRSRKYPDWYVALKRTGQYKSGSKTSPGQKAILFLPMSAKC, encoded by the exons ATGCGGTCAGGGGCCCAACggggggggagagagagagctgttCCACTCCAGCACGCACTTCATCTCCAGCGCAGATCCGCTCTCTCTTTCTGCGGTCGGAGACACAGTGTCCCGCTGCTTGAAGAGTTTCTCCGCGCTGTAATGAGGCTCCGTGGCTCCGCGGAGCGGCGGAGGGAGACGGGAGAGACGGGGGAGGAGGCGCGGGGAGGCCGCGGAGGGGCTCCGGAGACGGAGAAaccgagagagcgagagatggCGGCGGGAGGAATCACCACGCTCCCCGCTTTACCGGAGGACGGCGCTAGCGGAGGCTTTCCTCCGGTGAACTTCAAGGAGCCCAAGCGGCTTTACTGCAAGAACGGCGGCTTCTTCCTCCGGATCCATCCCGACGGTCGAGTGGACGGCATCCGCGAGAAGAGCGACCCGCACA TTCGGCTGCAGCTCCAGGCCACGGCCGTCGGTGAAGTGGTGATCAAAGGGATCTGTGCTAACCGTTACCTCGCCATGAACGCAGACGGACGACTGTTCGGGACG AGAAGAACAACAGATGAATGTTATTTCCTGGAGCACCTGGAGTCGAACAACTACAACACCTACCGATCCCGGAAGTATCCCGACTGGTACGTGGCTCTGAAGAGAACAGGCCAGTATAAATCGGGTTCGAAGACCAGCCCGGGCCAGAAGGCCATCCTGTTTCTGCCCATGTCAGCCAAGTGCTGA